From the genome of Leptotrichia sp. oral taxon 847:
TGCAGAAATAAAAAAGATTAATGGACTTGAATATGTTTATGAAAATTTAACAGGATATTATTTTTTAGTTAGCTCAAAAAAAGTAAGCGATTGTTATGATTATATTATAAAAATTTTTCATGAAAAGTTATTTCCAAATGGAGTAATTGATAAAATAATAGAAAATTATTCATCTTATGGCTGTATAAAAGAAAGAGCAGAATATTTGTTGAGTAGATGGATAAAATTTGGGAAATTAGATTTTTATGTTTCATTATTGGATTGTGAAAATATAAATTTAAAAATGGAAAAATTAAAAGTTGAAAATAAATGGAAATTAATTATATATGAAAATATAAAAACTTCATACATTAAAGATTATTATTTGGCTACAGAAGAAGCACTGTATTGTGATATTTTTTTGGAAAAATTAAAAATAGAACCTTTGTATGATAAAATTCAATACAATGAATTTTTGAAAAATATATCTCCTTTATTGAAAAAGGAATTATTAGATACAGCTGAAAATTATGAAATTGAAATATTAGTTGATAAATATCCTGTTACAAATAATAAAATGCAATTTTTAGATGATGAAATGGATATTTATATTACTAAAAATGATTCAAATATGCATCCTTTGGAAAGTTATCCTGAAATATATTTTAGAGATACAGTGAATTCTTGGAAAAAATGTGAAATTATGAAAAGTCGAAAGCAAAAAATATATATTCTAAAATATAGAGCTTAATGAGGAAAAATGGAAAAAATTGCCAGAATTTCAGATGATGCCTGAAATAGAGCATAAAAATGTATTTCCACCTGTTTTTAAAAAAGTAGAAAATAACATTTTCGATATAGTTTATATTCCTAGAGAATGGGATGATGATGACTGCGGATTTAGTGTATCAGAAGAATTATTAAAGAAAATGATAGGATTGGGGTATGATGTTGAAATTATAAGTAATAAGGATAGATTTTTTAATACCCATTCACCATATAAATTAAAAACGGAAAAAGATATTTTATGGATTTATGATTATGAAAATAATTGGTATATATTGCCACTACTAGATTTTGATACATTAGAACGAAAAGTTATAGATGGAGAAGTTGTGACGTATGCAACTACTTCTGTACAAGTATATCATGAAAAATATTGTCCAGATGGAAAGTTGTATTTTCAAAAATCAGAGATAAAAAATTATGGAATAAGTGATGCGATTCATTTGGGATTTGGTGAGTGGGTTGTTAATGAATATCAAAAGCTGATTGAAAGTTATAAAAGTAAAATTTAAGTATCTAAATTAACAAGGAGGAAAAATGCCTTACATTTTAAAAGAAGAAAATATCGAAGAATTTTTGAGAAAATCAGAAATGGATGAATTTGAAGAAGAGGATTTTGGAGAATTTTATCCTGATGATTACAAAATGGTTGATAAAAGTGGAATGTTTGAGGATTTTAGGTTTAAATTAGTTGTTTTGGAAAGTTTACTTGGGAAAAATGCGAGTTTTGTTGATGAATTTAAAGAATTTACTAAAAAATTAGAAGAAAAATATGATGATTATGTTTTTGAAATTGGAAATTTTATTAATCCTGTTATAATTGAACCAATTTTAAAATTTTTGGAAAATGTAGAATTGACAGAAGAAGATTTAGAAAAAGTAGATGAAATTTGTATTGGTGGTGGACTTGAAATTTATGGTATTCTTTGTCCAAATTGGGATGGAGAAGATGAATTATTTGAAATAAAAAGTGTAAAAGGATTTGAAAAATTGAAAAATTTGAAAAAAGTAATTTTTATCTCTTGTTGTGATGAGGAATTGCTAGATGAATTTAGAGAAAGTGGAATTGAAGTTGAATAAAATTAAATTTAAAAGTTATAATTTTTTAGATTTTTTCAAATAATTAATATAAAAAAGGAGATTTATGAAAAAAATATTTGTTTTATTTTTACTAACAACAAGTCTTGGATTTTCAGCAAATTACAAGGTTGAAGTTAAGCCAAATGTGAAAATTCAACAGTCAGAAATTGAAAAGAACAATTTGGAAATTGAAAAAGTTTTTTTGGAAAATACAAAACGAGATACTTCTGAAAGCATAAAAGAGGTTGACAATCAGATTGCGGAACAAAAAGATGAATTAAGAGCCAGATTTTTTGGTGAAATTTTGAAAGAATATATGAGAAATATGGAATATCGTATTAAGGATATAAAATATAATTCTATTTCAAGTGCAAATTTAAAATTTGTTTTAAAAGCACCTAAATTAGATTTTAATTCTTTTTTGGGAGCTGAAGACCAAGAAAAAATCAATAAAGCATTTGAGAAAAAAACTGGAAAATCAATAGAATATTTGTCAAATGTTTCAAGAGAAGATTTTCAGAAAAAATGGATGCCAACCTTGATACAGATAATATCAAAAACAGTTTCAGATAAAATTAAGGATATAAAAGAATTTGATGAAAAAGAAGGGACTGTTGAAGCAACAAAAATTAATGGGAAATGGAATATTATAATGAATAATTTAAAATAGAACATTTACTGATACTTTTTTATATAGAAATTGTAAATTTTTTGTAGCAAAGGAAGGATTGAAATGGCAAAAATAATAGACACACATACACACATTTACGACGAGCAATTTGCAGAAGATTTTGATGAAGTTGCGGAACGGATTGAGGAGCAATTGGAAAGTGCTGTTGTTATTGGGTGTGATTTGGAAACTTCGCTTACGAGTGTGGCTCTTGCGAATAAATATCCGTTTATTTATGCAGTGATTGGAGTTCATCCTGTGGATATAAAAAAATATAATGATGAAGTGGAAAAAGAATTGGAGCAACTGGCTTTAAATGAGGAAAAGGTTGTTGCAATTGGGGAAATTGGACTGGATTATCATTGGATGGAAGATCCGAAAGATGTACAAATTGCTATATTTAAAAAGCAGATGGAACTTGCTGAAAGAGTGAAAAAGCCTGTTGTGATTCATACGAGGGAAGCGTTGCAGGATACGATTAATGTTTTGAGGGAATATCCGAATGTTGATGGGATTTTGCATTGTTATCCGGGATCGCTTGAGGCGGCAAAACCTCTTTTGGATAGATATTACATCGGAGTTGGTGGGACTTTGACATTCAAGAATAATAAAAAGACGAAAGAGCTTGTGAGAGAACTTCCTTTGGAAAAAATAGTTTTGGAAACAGATTGTCCGTACTTGACCCCAGTTCCTTTTAGAGGAAAAAGAAATGAGCCAATTTATACGAAATATGTGGCGGAGGAAATTGCTAGAATTAAGGAAATTTCTGTGGAAGAAGTTATAAAAGTGACTACGGAGAATGCTAAAAAGATTTATGGAATAAAATAGGGATAATGAGGAAAACTGAATATGAAAAAATTTTTTATTTATATTTTTAATAAGTTCTAGTATATTAAAATTAGAAATATTTTGATTAATCAAATAAAAAACTAATATTAATATGTTAATATTGAACGTTAGCAATGAACTTATCTAGTAATTTTTTTTTGGAAAGTAAAAATTTTTAAAAGGTATAAAATAAGTTTATTAAAGTAAAAATGGAAAAGGGGAAAACAAAAAAATGAAAATGAATAAGAAAATATTGTTTTCAATGTTATTTTTTGGAGTATCTTCAATGGCTTTTTCAGAAGACTATTTTGATTATAAAGCGCTTTTGGTGGGAGATATAAATGGAAATATAATTAAAGAAGATAACAGTAGCGCAGTTAGACCACTTGCGTCTGTAACAAAAATTATGACTGTAATTTTGACAATGGATAAAATAAAAAGTGGACAAATTTCTTATGACACCAAAGTTACAGTTTCGGCAAAAGCAGCAAAAGTTCCTTATGGAGTAACTTTAGTTGCTGGAAAACAATATACAGTAAGAGATTTATTGAAAGCAACAATTATAAAATCATCAAATAATGCGGCTTATGCGTTAGGAGAATTTGTGGGAGGAAGCATTCCAAATTTTGTAAGTATGATGAATCAAAAGGCGCAGCAATTTGGTCTGTATTCACTAAGATATTGTTCTCCAAACGGATTGCCACCAAGTTATACAGGCTCTTGCATGGATCAGGGAAACGCAAGAGATTTATATAAATTGGCGCAGATTGTAGTAAAAGATTACAGCGATTACTTAAATTTTTCAAGAAATAAAGTGGATTATATCGACAATGGAAATACAAAAGTTTCTTCAACTAATACTCTTTTGGGAAATGTTATAGGGGTGGACGGATTAAAGACAGGTTATCACGATGCAGCGGGATCGAATATCGTTCTTACCGCAATTCGTGACGGAAATAGAATGATAACTGTAATCTTAGGTTCTGCTCACGCCAAAGATAGAAATGCAATTGGAGCTCGAGAAATAAACGAATATTATGCAAATGGATACGGTCGAAACAATAATTATGCGCAAAATACAAATAACAATAATAATACGTCATCAAATAAAGGAAACAAAATTTCTCAATTTTTTAATTCATTAGTTGGAAGAAATAGTGATGGAACTAGAAAAATAAAAGTAGTTAATAAAAATGATATAGTTGCGATAGTAAAAATTGGAAATGACAAATTTAATTTGTATCCGACAAAAGATGTGGAAATTGAAGCAAAAGAAAAGCCGCGTTTAAAATACAGTGTTACTTTAAATCCAGGAATTTCAAGACAAAGTAGAGGACAAGTAGTCGGAACATACACTGCAACAGACGGTATTCAAACTTTTACTGGTGAATTAATAATGAAATAATATTATGAGCTGTATTTACAGCTCAATTTTCTATTTTACAAAAAATAAAATGAGGAGAAAAATAGATGTCAATTGGAGTATTTGATTCTGGAATCGGCGGACTTACCGTTTTAAAAGAAATTAGAAAAGTTTTGCCAAATGAGAAAATATTTTATTTTGGAGATACGGCGAGAGTTCCGTATGGAGAAAAGACAAAAGAGCTGATAACTAGATATTCAAAACAAATTGTGGAATTTTTGCTGGAAAAAAAAGTGAGTGCGATTGTAGTCGCTTGTAACACAGCTACCGCTTTGGCGCTGGAAGAATTAAAAAAAACATTTAAAATACCAATAATAGGAGTTATAAAAGCTGGAGCGAGAACGGCAATAAGTACGACAAAATCAGGTAATATTGGTGTCATTGGGACAAAGGCGACTGTTAATTCAAAAAGATATGAAGAAGAAATAAAAAAATTAAATGAAAATGTAAAAGTCGTTGCAAAAGCTTGTCCACTGTTTGTTCCTGCGGTGGAAGAAGGAATTTTGGACGGAAAACTTGTCGATCAGATTATAAAAACATATTTAGATGACTTTGAGAAAGAAATTGACACACTTATTTTAGGGTGTACGCATTATCCGCTATTAAAAAGTGCAATTGGGAAAATTTATACCGACTTAAATATTGTTGATCCTGCGAGAGAAACTGCACTTGATTTAAAAGAAATTTTGGAAGAGAAAAATTTATTAAAAAATGATGCAACAAAAAATAAAGAAGTTAAATATTATGTGACCGATGGAAAAGATAAATTTAAGGAAATTGGAATTATGTTTTTGGACGAAAATATTGAAAAAGTTGAGTTGGTAAAACTTTAAAATAAAGGGGAAAATATGTTTGAATACATTTTTGGAAAATTAGCTATAAAAAAAGTAGATTATGTAGCAATTGACATAAACGGACTGGCTTATAAAATTTACATTTCACTCAAAACTTTTGAAAAATTAAATGAAATTGGAAAAGATGAAAAATTGTACATTTTCACAAATGTAAAAGAGGACAGCATTTCTTTTTATGGATTTAAGACACAAAATGAAAGGGAATTATTTAAAGAATTAATCACAATAAGCGGTGTTGGTCCAAAACTTGCAATAGCGATATTGTCAACTTTTGAGGTGCAAGAAGTGATAGAAATTGTGTCAGTTGATGAAATAAAAATATTTACAAAAGTGCCAGGACTTGGATTAAAAAAGGCGCAGAAAATTATTTTGGACTTAAAGGATAAAGTAAAAAAATTAAACATTACAGAAAATTTTGATAAGAAAAATGAAAATACTAAAAATTCCTTAAATTTTGAACTTTTGCCTATGAAAGA
Proteins encoded in this window:
- a CDS encoding DUF6892 domain-containing protein; the encoded protein is MPYILKEENIEEFLRKSEMDEFEEEDFGEFYPDDYKMVDKSGMFEDFRFKLVVLESLLGKNASFVDEFKEFTKKLEEKYDDYVFEIGNFINPVIIEPILKFLENVELTEEDLEKVDEICIGGGLEIYGILCPNWDGEDELFEIKSVKGFEKLKNLKKVIFISCCDEELLDEFRESGIEVE
- a CDS encoding TatD family hydrolase, with translation MAKIIDTHTHIYDEQFAEDFDEVAERIEEQLESAVVIGCDLETSLTSVALANKYPFIYAVIGVHPVDIKKYNDEVEKELEQLALNEEKVVAIGEIGLDYHWMEDPKDVQIAIFKKQMELAERVKKPVVIHTREALQDTINVLREYPNVDGILHCYPGSLEAAKPLLDRYYIGVGGTLTFKNNKKTKELVRELPLEKIVLETDCPYLTPVPFRGKRNEPIYTKYVAEEIARIKEISVEEVIKVTTENAKKIYGIK
- a CDS encoding D-alanyl-D-alanine carboxypeptidase family protein yields the protein MKMNKKILFSMLFFGVSSMAFSEDYFDYKALLVGDINGNIIKEDNSSAVRPLASVTKIMTVILTMDKIKSGQISYDTKVTVSAKAAKVPYGVTLVAGKQYTVRDLLKATIIKSSNNAAYALGEFVGGSIPNFVSMMNQKAQQFGLYSLRYCSPNGLPPSYTGSCMDQGNARDLYKLAQIVVKDYSDYLNFSRNKVDYIDNGNTKVSSTNTLLGNVIGVDGLKTGYHDAAGSNIVLTAIRDGNRMITVILGSAHAKDRNAIGAREINEYYANGYGRNNNYAQNTNNNNNTSSNKGNKISQFFNSLVGRNSDGTRKIKVVNKNDIVAIVKIGNDKFNLYPTKDVEIEAKEKPRLKYSVTLNPGISRQSRGQVVGTYTATDGIQTFTGELIMK
- the murI gene encoding glutamate racemase: MSIGVFDSGIGGLTVLKEIRKVLPNEKIFYFGDTARVPYGEKTKELITRYSKQIVEFLLEKKVSAIVVACNTATALALEELKKTFKIPIIGVIKAGARTAISTTKSGNIGVIGTKATVNSKRYEEEIKKLNENVKVVAKACPLFVPAVEEGILDGKLVDQIIKTYLDDFEKEIDTLILGCTHYPLLKSAIGKIYTDLNIVDPARETALDLKEILEEKNLLKNDATKNKEVKYYVTDGKDKFKEIGIMFLDENIEKVELVKL
- the ruvA gene encoding Holliday junction branch migration protein RuvA → MFEYIFGKLAIKKVDYVAIDINGLAYKIYISLKTFEKLNEIGKDEKLYIFTNVKEDSISFYGFKTQNERELFKELITISGVGPKLAIAILSTFEVQEVIEIVSVDEIKIFTKVPGLGLKKAQKIILDLKDKVKKLNITENFDKKNENTKNSLNFELLPMKEDLKLALASLGYQNEDVSKWITDEELFKIGDISEAIKIVLQKIQIKKRK